In Cicer arietinum cultivar CDC Frontier isolate Library 1 chromosome 1, Cicar.CDCFrontier_v2.0, whole genome shotgun sequence, one DNA window encodes the following:
- the LOC101505470 gene encoding uncharacterized protein At4g15545-like gives MQSLQEDDEKSGGSPKIAARLHSQPSITSTSQLGDEDASLPPSRSSSMRTYTSDSGNYSAEDRESDGRKSQVSSSSHNILLASQTTTPRFTPPGSPPSVSASVSPTRTSKPASPRRHAVSLSIDRSSSMFSSTPGSMPSYAATGSQTGRTRVDGKEFFRQVRSRLSYEQFGAFLANVKELNSNKLTKEETLKKADEIFGPENKDLYTIFEGLITRNVH, from the exons ATGCAATCACTTCAAGAGGACGATGAAAAATCC GGAGGATCACCCAAAATTGCAGCTAGGTTACATAGTCAGCCAAGTATCACTTCCACATCGCAGCTTGGAG ATGAAGATGCTTCATTGCCACCTTCTAGATCTTCTTCAATGCGAACCTACACTTCTGATTCAGGAAATTATTCTGCAGAGGATCGTGAATCTGATGGTAGAAAATCTCAagtatcatcatcatcacataacaTTCTCTTAGCATCACAAACTACAACCCCTCGATTTACTCCTCCTGGTTCACCTCCTAGTGTTTCAGCATCTGTATCCCCAACAAGAACATCTAAACCTGCATCTCCAAGGCGCCATGCGGTTTCCCTTTCAATTGACAGGTCTTCTTCAATGTTTTCCTCAACTCCTGGATCAATGCCAAGCTATGCAGCCACCGGTTCACAAACGG GGCGAACTCGGGTGGATGGAAAGGAGTTCTTTCGCCAAGTCAG GAGCCGTTTGTCTTATGAGCAGTTTGGTGCATTTTTAGCAAATGTTAAGGAACTGAATTCCAATAAACTAACAAAAGAG GAGACACTAAAGAAAGCTGATGAGATATTTGGGCCAGAAAACAAAGATCTCTATACTATATTTGAAGGATTGATTACTCGCAATGTTCATTAA